CTGGGAACATCGCTGGGTTGTGGCTGTATTTCCAGTGCCATTGGAGCTCTGCCTTCCGGATTATGAAGATAGGCCTCAATCCTGAAGGTATCTTTGTAAGCTGTTGTGTTAAAGGTAAAGCTGCTTACTCCTTTTTTCTTGATATTGGTAGGAACAAATTTCCCATTTACCTTTTTAAAAAGATGCCAGGTAACGAGTGCCGGATTTCTTTTCTCCAATGGAGTGGCAGGATACCATTCATCAATTTTATAAGTAACCCGTTCTCCTACTTTTGGTTTTGTATTTCCCGATATTTTATAAATTCCTTGTTTAGACATGGCCGAAAAGTTTTTGATTAGTAGGCGTCTGGTTCAGTGTCCTGCATTTCCTTCTGGAATTCCTTGAAATTCATGAAGGGATTGATATGATGCTGCTCCTGGGGATCTGCTTTTTTTACATTCTGCTGAGTCATCGCTGCGGTTTGTCCATGTTCCATGATGGTGATCTTTCCGCCTGTGGAGCACATAAGTTCTGAGACTTCAGTAACGCAGCTTTTGTCCATTACCTTTACTTTTTCATAGGTTTTCTGCCATTTTCCTGCGGGAGCGTAAGCGCAGGGAAGATACCCTCCAGATGAAGGTTTCAGTTTGCATCTTCCGAAACTTGGCCCCGAGGGATTGAACTGAAGATCATCTTCAGTTACGGCCAGATAATCGGCTTGACCTTTTTCATTATTCCAATAATGTTTCTGGTGAGAGGTTACTTTAAATTGTGGAAACTGATCGCCCTGATTACATTGAGCTTTTCCTTTCTGTATGACGAGATGTTTTCCGTCATGTGGTGATGCGGATCCGGACATATTTTGCGTTTTTATTGGTGTTGTTTCAAAGATAGTAAATTATTTTAATTGCTTTTCCAGTGTAAATACTTCTTTTTCAGTTATATTTCCGATCTGGATTTCAAAATTTCCGGTGATTTTCTGAACTTCCAGATCAGTCCGATTGATATAATATTCCGCTTCATGGTGGCAGGCTACGGAATATCCATTAAAAGGTGATGATTCCTGATATTCATGGTTTTTGTCATAAAGCTGATCAAGGTTTCTGTAATCACAGGAAGTTCCTTTCTGAACGATTTTCAGTATTTCATTATCGGTTGTATCCGGTTCTCTGGGTAAAATCCGGTTATACAGTTCGAAACGGATTGGGGAAGCATTGGTCAGCCATGGAAGAAATTCATGATAAATCCCGGAATCTGTCCAGCTTTCATATTGGGCATTATAAAATGAACCGAACAGAAATTGCATAGGTAATGTATTCCGGATATCTGTCAAGATTTGTTTTTTATCTTCAGTTTTCTTTTTCAGCTGATCAATATAAGAGGCGGACCATTCATCGGTAAAGTATTTTTTTAATGCCTCAAGCTCATCTTTAACAACCGTTTCCGGATGGTGGAATGCTGCATCTGTAAGTTTTCCTGTTTCATTAATTCTAATTTCTAAAGGAAACATAATTGCTGCACAGGCTTTGGCAAGGCTGGAAATTTTACTGTCTGATTCGTAGCCGTTTTTTATGGAACCGAATTGCTGGACTGAAAAATGATGCTGGTCTTTTTCATGTCTCAGATACTTCAGTTCTGTCCGATACAGATAATTGGTCAGAAGGGTATTATCCTGATATTTTTGATGTCTGACTGTATAGCTGCCCTCAATCAAAGGAATTTTAAACGGGATTTTCCCGTGAGGCGGATGATAATAGAGGCTGTCACCATTTTTATTGATCTTTTTATTGAGCTTTTTTATTTCATCACCAAAGGGAATATGGAGAAGAGTACCGGTTTTCAGTTTTACAGGATCTACAAGCCGATCATACAATGCACAATGGGCATTATGAAAATCTTTGATATATTTCGGGTTCTCTACTTTCAGATCAGAAGCAATCTTCTCTAAGGTATCGCCCGGAAGTGTCATGTAGGTGATCATGTGATTGTGTGTTTTTAACGATTAATAAGTTGACCGTTATAGTTCCAGACAACGGGATTTATTTATCAGGATGTAATTTATAAAAAATTTCATAAAAAAAACTTTCAAATCACGTGAAAGGTTTATTAATAAAGCAATTATCCCTGAAAACAGGGAGTAATTTTATACATTGAATCTACTTAATTTGGAGAGAAATTTTCTTTATTTTGATTTATTTCCCCAATGTAATTTCATCTTCCACTTGAAAAAACGAATGGATACAAAAAAACCTCTCAGTTGCCTGAAAGGTTTTGTGTTATATGTTTAATATTCGCTTATAATCCAAACTGCTTTGCAAACAGATCCGGGAAAACTCCCAGAAGGATAATGGATACAATAACGAATACCGCTACAATATTATAAGTAACTGTTACTTTTTCTGAAGACTTGAATGTTGATTCTTTAAAGAAGAACATCGCAATGATCATTCTTAAATAGTAAGCAATGGAAAGGGCGGACCCCAAAACAGCTACCAACACTAAGAAAACTCCGTGCTTTGAATTCATCGCCTGGGAGAATAAAGCAAATTTACCCATGAAACCTGCAGTTAAAGGAACTCCGGCCATTGAAAGCATAGAGATTGCTGCTGCTGTTGCCAGTAAAGGCTCAGTTTTAGCAAGACCCTTGAATGCTCCGAATGAAGTTTCTCTTTTCAGTTTTTCTACCCAGATCAGGCACATGAAAACTCCTACTGTAGATAGTGAATAAGCAAATAAATAAAATGCTAAGTTATAAGTAGAAAGGCTTGTCATACCGAAGAATACCAATCCGATATATCCTGCATGGGAAACAGAAGAGTAAGCAAGCATTCTTTTTGCGTTCGTTTGTGCAAGACCCATAACGTTGGCCAAAAGTAAAGTGATGATTAAGAATACCCCCAATACATTGATCCAGTCCTGGGTAACTCCTGCAAAACCAATCGTCATTAATCTGAACAGAGCAAAGAATCCGGAGATTTTCACCACACTCGCCATAAAGGCTGTAATCAGGGAAGGGGCACCTACATATACGTCAGGGCTCCACATATGGAAAGGGGCTAATGCTACTTTGAATGCCAGTGCGCAAAGGATAAGCAATACCCCTAGGATGAACATAACATTGGTTGTATTAGCTATTCCAAATTCATGGATCTTATATAAATCAAAACTTCCGGTACTTCCGTAGATGAATGCAATACCGAACAGTAAAAAACCTGTTGCGAATGCACCCATTAAGAAATACTTAATTGAAGCTTCGTTGGATCTTAAATCAGTTTTGTTGGCTCCGGCCATTACATATAATGGGATAGAAAGAATTTCAACACCTAAGAACATGGTTACTAAGTTCTGGTATCCGAAAAGAACAATTCCTCCAACTAATGCAAAAAGCATCAGGGCATATAATTCCGACTGGTGGCTTCTGTGGTTGCTGAATGCAAAACCTCCGAGAAAGAATAACAATAAGGTGGTTACAATTGATATTTTAGTGAACAAAGCTGTATTAGCCGTATATTCATACATATGTCTGTACTTTTCGAAGAAAGCACATTCTGGCATGAAACTTACGTACAATGCGATGATCAATCCCAAAATCCCAATGTATCTTGCGAATTTTCCCTGTTCAAAAACTCCCGAAAATAACGCAACAACTGCCGTTAGGAAAACAATAATTAAAACACTCATAATATAGATTTGAGAGGCGAGATTTAAGTTTAAAGGCTTAAAAGTTTAGAGTTTCCGGTTCAGAACCTTCCGTCTCTTATCTCTTTGTCTTTTACCTTTAGTCTTCTCTGATCTCTTATTTTTTAATTTTTAAATCTTTTAATTTTTTTAGTTAGCCATCGCTGTGTAGATAAACTTCACCGAACTGCCTACCATATCGATCACCGGCTGTGGATAAATACCCAATAGGATCACGAAAACCGCTAAACTTGCCAATACAGAGAATTCTACACCGGAAAGATCTTTTGCTGTGCTTAGAACTGCTTCATCACCTTCACCGAACATGGCTTTTCCGTAGAATCTCAACAGGTATACCGCACAAAGAATTATCGTAAGACCAGCAATCACTGCTGCCAATCCGTTGAAATCATATACTGCTTTTAACAGGATAAATTCTCCGATGAATCCATTGGTCAACGGAACTCCCATTGATCCCAGGATAATGATCAGGAATAACACGGCAAATTTTGGAGCTACTTTTGCTAAGCCTCCCATTTGTCTGATATCTCTTGACTTAAATCTCTTATATAAAATATCACAACAGTAAAACAATCCTACTACGTTGATACCGTGAGCAAAAGTCTGAACCAAAGCACCTTCAGCACCTTCAATATTGAATGTTCCTCTTAAAGTAATCACTGCTGAAGCGAAGATTCCCGCTACCATTAATCCAACGTGAGAGAAAGAAGAATAAGCAATAATTCTCTTCATATCGGTCTGGATGATCGCGATAAGTGCACCGTGAACAATTCCCACAATAGCAAGGATGATTACAATCTGTCCTGAGATCCCTGCAATTGGAAGTGGAGTGATTGGAAGTAAATAACGCATTACTCCGTACACCGCCATCTTAAGCATGATCCCTGATAACAACATCGATCCCTGAGTAGGAGAGTAGGTATAGGTATCAGGCTGCCAGGTATGGAAAGGGAATACCGGTAATTTCACTGCGAAGGCAAAGAAAATGAACCAGAATACCACCGTCTGCTGTGTTTCGTTAAGCTGAGCATTATACAGGTCTGTAAGTTCGAATGATGCAGAGTGGTTGTACACATAGATCAATCCTGCCAGCATGAATAATGAACCAACGAATGTATAAACGAAGAATTTCGTAGTGAATTCAAATCTTTTATTTTCCTGACCCCAAAGTCCGGCAATGAACCAGATCGGAATTAAGGTTACCTCCCAGAAAATGTAGAACAATAGTCCGTCTAAAGAAGTGAACACTCCTACAAGACCAAACTGCATTAACAGAATCAGACCGTAGAATGTATTTCTGTAGTTTACATTTTCATTGAAAGATGATAAAATAATGATTGGCGCTAAAATGTTCGTCAATAATAAAAGCAGCATGCTCATTCCGTCAATTCCGAAATGCAGAGTGCTTTTTATGAATTGAGACCACGGGTAATTGATTTCATGCTGCAATACACTGTCTACGGTTGGATTAAAATCGAAATCCGAAATAATGTAGAATGTTACAAGCATCTGGATCAATGCAATTCCCAGCGCCAAATATTTGCTGGAATTATTCTTCCAGGCAAAAACTAATCCCGAACCTACAAGAGGTAATAGTAATAATGTTAATAATAAACCAGACATTATTGTAATATAAAGTTAACAATCAGTATAATTCCCACAGCTAAAGACATGATAAGGATATAAGTCTCTACATTTCCGTTCTGGATGCGCTTCATTGCTTTTCCGCTGTCTTCAGCGCCTTCGCCTACGAAGTCTACAAAACGGTCTAAGATCCCTTTATCAAACATCTTTCCTCCGCGTCCTAATCCTTCAACAGTTTTTACAATCAATGCATTGTAAAGTTCGTCTACATATAGTTTTTTAGCAGAAAGCTTTTCCCATCCGGTATAGCTTTCTTCTGCAAGAGCCATTTTTTTCTTTTTCACGTAGGTGTTTCTTACGATAAACCATACGGAGAAGAACATTAGTACTGTTGCTGCTAATAAGATCATTTCAGTATTGAAAGGTACTCCGGAAAGAGTAGCTTCCATCTGCTTGAAGCTTTGCTCGGTAAGAACCGGTTTAAGCCATTCCATCAGCTTGGCATAATGTCCGTGACCGATGAAGTGTGGAAGGTTAATGAAACCTCCAAGTACAGAAAGGATAGCCAATACGATCAATGGTAATGTCATATTAGACGGGCTTTCATGTAAGTGGTGCTTCTGCTCTTCAGTACCTCTGAATTCTCCATGGAAAGTCAGATAGTACAGTCTGAACATATAGGTTGCTGTTATTGCTGCTAAAATAAATAAGAGTACCCAATACATTGGGTTTTTAGCGAAAGCAGCGACTAAAATTTCGTCTTTGGAGATCATCCCTGATAATAAAGGGAAACCTGAAATGGCTAATGTTCCGATAAGGAAAGTAGCGTGAGTAAGAGGAATGTATTTTTTTAGACCTCCCATGAAACGCATATCCTGTTCGTTGCTCATCGCATGGATCACAGAACCTGCTCCTAAGAACAATAAAGCTTTAAAGAATGCGTGAGTCATTACGTGGAACATCGCTGTGGTATAAGCTCCAAGACCTAAAGCGATGAACATAAATCCAAGCTGTGAAACGGTAGAGTAAGCTAATACTTTTTTGATGTCGTTCTGACGTAGCGCATAGAATCCGGCTAAAGCAGCCGTTAAGAATCCGATGAATAAAATTCCTCCCTGTACTGTAGGTGCTAAAGTAAATAAGAAATTAGATCTTACTACTAAATAGATACCTGCCGTAACCATGGTTGCTGCGTGGATTAACGCGGAAACAGGAGTTGGTCCGGCCATCGCATCCGGTAACCATGTATATAAAGGAACCTGAGCCGATTTACCGGTTGCACCGATGAATAAACTCGCTGTAATAAAGATAATTACTGTTCCGTCCAATTCAAATTTTGAAGAGTTCTGAGCTACCGTAAGATAATCTACAGCATTCGTCTGAGAAGCAATCATAAAAATACCGATCAGTAACGCAAGGTCACCAATTCTGTTCATGATGAAAGCTTTTCTTGCCGCTTTACCGTATTCCTCGTTGGTATACCAGAATCCGATCAGTAGATAAGAACAAAGACCTACACCTTCCCATCCAATGAAAAGAATAAGGTAGTTGCTTCCCATTACCAAAAGTAACATCGAGAAGATGAAAAGATTCAGATAAGTAAAGAACTTATAGAATCCTTTATCGTGGCTCATATATCCGATAGAGTATAAGTGGATCAGGGAACCGATACCTGTGATGATCATGACCATCATTAAAGAAAGCTGGTCGATCTGGAATCCGAAATTAATCTGAACCCCGTTTACTCTGAACCATTCAAAAGCTCTTACGATTACCGGCTGGCTTTCAGAATTGAAATTCATGAAAAGACTTACAGCAATACAGAATGATCCGAAAACCATGGCTGTTGCCAAAGAACCCACCACTATTTTTGGAAGATTTTTCCCGAATAAACCGTTAATAAGAAACCCTAAAAGTGGTAAAAGTACTATTGCATACACTAAATTTTCCATTCCTTATCCTCTTAATTTATTAAATATACTTACATCTACAGAACGGGTATTTCTATACAGCATAGCAATAATTGCAAGACCTACCGCAACTTCTGCGGCAGCCACTACCATAATGAAGAAAACTAAAAGCTGTCCGTCTCCGTTTCCTTTATACGCTGAAAAAGCAGCCAATAAAAGGTTTACAGAATTCAGCATAAGCTCTACACAGCCCAAAATAACAATAGCATTTTTTCTCAAAAGTACTCCAAGCACTCCCAGACAGAATAATACTGAACAAAGAATGATGAAATAATTCAGAGGGATGCTTTGTATAAATGTATTTACTTCTCCCATAATTTTATAAATCTTTTTTACCGATTAATACCGCACCTACAATACCTGCCAAAATCAGGATAGAAGCAAGTTCAAACGGTAAAACATATTCATTAAACAAAAGTCTGCCCAGATTTTTCGTAAGACCAATCCCTTTATCTACATTTTCAAGTACAATATGGTTGTCGCTTACTCCTCTGAATACACCTAAAACTCCAATTAACAGAAGACCTGCCGTAAAAACTCCAACAAATTTTAAAGTATTGTTCTTCTTACTTTCGTCTTGTTTATTAAGGTTAAGCATCATCAGGATATAAAGGAATAATACCATGATGGCACCGGCGTACACTATAATCTGAATGATTGCCAGAAACTGTGCATTCAGAAGAATGTACATTCCCGCAATGGAAAACATCGTAACAATTAATGACAGAATAGCATAGAGAGGATTTCTTGCAAACACGAAATATACCGCACTTGCCACTGCTAAAAACGCCACCAAGAAAAATAAAAACTGATCCATTATTTTACCGCATTTTTTTGTTTCTCGGATTGTCTGGTCGTGATGTCAATCCTTTCATTTATTTTTTCAACTAATTTATCTTTTCCGTAAATGAAAGAACCTCTGTTGGTTTCCACATCCACCAGTCTGTCGGTAAGATAGATGGCAGATTTCGGACAAGCTTCTTCACACATACCGCAGAAGATACATCTCAGCA
This region of Chryseobacterium vaccae genomic DNA includes:
- a CDS encoding DUF4280 domain-containing protein, with the protein product MSGSASPHDGKHLVIQKGKAQCNQGDQFPQFKVTSHQKHYWNNEKGQADYLAVTEDDLQFNPSGPSFGRCKLKPSSGGYLPCAYAPAGKWQKTYEKVKVMDKSCVTEVSELMCSTGGKITIMEHGQTAAMTQQNVKKADPQEQHHINPFMNFKEFQKEMQDTEPDAY
- the nuoK gene encoding NADH-quinone oxidoreductase subunit NuoK — protein: MGEVNTFIQSIPLNYFIILCSVLFCLGVLGVLLRKNAIVILGCVELMLNSVNLLLAAFSAYKGNGDGQLLVFFIMVVAAAEVAVGLAIIAMLYRNTRSVDVSIFNKLRG
- a CDS encoding NADH-quinone oxidoreductase subunit J family protein, translating into MDQFLFFLVAFLAVASAVYFVFARNPLYAILSLIVTMFSIAGMYILLNAQFLAIIQIIVYAGAIMVLFLYILMMLNLNKQDESKKNNTLKFVGVFTAGLLLIGVLGVFRGVSDNHIVLENVDKGIGLTKNLGRLLFNEYVLPFELASILILAGIVGAVLIGKKDL
- a CDS encoding complex I subunit 4 family protein, which codes for MSGLLLTLLLLPLVGSGLVFAWKNNSSKYLALGIALIQMLVTFYIISDFDFNPTVDSVLQHEINYPWSQFIKSTLHFGIDGMSMLLLLLTNILAPIIILSSFNENVNYRNTFYGLILLMQFGLVGVFTSLDGLLFYIFWEVTLIPIWFIAGLWGQENKRFEFTTKFFVYTFVGSLFMLAGLIYVYNHSASFELTDLYNAQLNETQQTVVFWFIFFAFAVKLPVFPFHTWQPDTYTYSPTQGSMLLSGIMLKMAVYGVMRYLLPITPLPIAGISGQIVIILAIVGIVHGALIAIIQTDMKRIIAYSSFSHVGLMVAGIFASAVITLRGTFNIEGAEGALVQTFAHGINVVGLFYCCDILYKRFKSRDIRQMGGLAKVAPKFAVLFLIIILGSMGVPLTNGFIGEFILLKAVYDFNGLAAVIAGLTIILCAVYLLRFYGKAMFGEGDEAVLSTAKDLSGVEFSVLASLAVFVILLGIYPQPVIDMVGSSVKFIYTAMAN
- a CDS encoding NADH-quinone oxidoreductase subunit N translates to MSVLIIVFLTAVVALFSGVFEQGKFARYIGILGLIIALYVSFMPECAFFEKYRHMYEYTANTALFTKISIVTTLLLFFLGGFAFSNHRSHQSELYALMLFALVGGIVLFGYQNLVTMFLGVEILSIPLYVMAGANKTDLRSNEASIKYFLMGAFATGFLLFGIAFIYGSTGSFDLYKIHEFGIANTTNVMFILGVLLILCALAFKVALAPFHMWSPDVYVGAPSLITAFMASVVKISGFFALFRLMTIGFAGVTQDWINVLGVFLIITLLLANVMGLAQTNAKRMLAYSSVSHAGYIGLVFFGMTSLSTYNLAFYLFAYSLSTVGVFMCLIWVEKLKRETSFGAFKGLAKTEPLLATAAAISMLSMAGVPLTAGFMGKFALFSQAMNSKHGVFLVLVAVLGSALSIAYYLRMIIAMFFFKESTFKSSEKVTVTYNIVAVFVIVSIILLGVFPDLFAKQFGL
- the nuoL gene encoding NADH-quinone oxidoreductase subunit L, with protein sequence MENLVYAIVLLPLLGFLINGLFGKNLPKIVVGSLATAMVFGSFCIAVSLFMNFNSESQPVIVRAFEWFRVNGVQINFGFQIDQLSLMMVMIITGIGSLIHLYSIGYMSHDKGFYKFFTYLNLFIFSMLLLVMGSNYLILFIGWEGVGLCSYLLIGFWYTNEEYGKAARKAFIMNRIGDLALLIGIFMIASQTNAVDYLTVAQNSSKFELDGTVIIFITASLFIGATGKSAQVPLYTWLPDAMAGPTPVSALIHAATMVTAGIYLVVRSNFLFTLAPTVQGGILFIGFLTAALAGFYALRQNDIKKVLAYSTVSQLGFMFIALGLGAYTTAMFHVMTHAFFKALLFLGAGSVIHAMSNEQDMRFMGGLKKYIPLTHATFLIGTLAISGFPLLSGMISKDEILVAAFAKNPMYWVLLFILAAITATYMFRLYYLTFHGEFRGTEEQKHHLHESPSNMTLPLIVLAILSVLGGFINLPHFIGHGHYAKLMEWLKPVLTEQSFKQMEATLSGVPFNTEMILLAATVLMFFSVWFIVRNTYVKKKKMALAEESYTGWEKLSAKKLYVDELYNALIVKTVEGLGRGGKMFDKGILDRFVDFVGEGAEDSGKAMKRIQNGNVETYILIMSLAVGIILIVNFILQ